From the genome of Deltaproteobacteria bacterium:
ATCGACCTGGAAGGCAAGCAACGCTTCGGCCGGGAGACCGTGCCGCGCCTGCGCGATGCCATGAAGAGCGGGAAGTTCGCCGGCGTCGACGGGTTGCTGGATTGGCTGCGGCGCGAAGCGGCCGCCATGACCCCGGCGTCAGACCCCCTACCCGCCCTCAAGCCCGCGCTGGCGTACCTGTGCCGCCAGTGGCGCCGCGAGGCCGGCATGACCCTGGTGGAAGAACTCGAGAACTGGGCGGAGCGTGGCTTGTAGTCGCCTGTCGGATCACGCCTTCGGCAAATCCGGCTTGCGTGCCTATCGACTGACGAAAGGTTCCGAACATTCGCCTGACAGGTTGAGAAAGGAGCACCCGATGAAGGACAAGATCAACACCAGCGTGGAAATCGAGCGCGCGCAACGGGAATGGCTGGAAGCCATGACGGAGAAGTACCAGATCGCCGACGCATCCAAGGCGCTGCGCATCGTGCTGGACCACGCGCGCACCGCCACCGACGAAAAGGCTCTCTTCGAGACCGTCCGCTGTCTGGGCTGCGGTTAGGTAGACAGAGGCGGTGCCGGGCTCGGGCTCGCCAGCGCTTCGCGCCGGATCGCCTCGATGGCGTCCACTTCCTTGGGAATCGCGGCCGACAGCACCTCGTGGCCCGCGTCGGTGACCAGGACGTCGTCCTCGATGCGGACCCCGATCCCGCGGTAGTCGTCGCTCACCCCGTCCACGTCTTCGGCGATGTAGAGCCCGGGCTCCACCGTGAGCACCATGCCGGGCTCCAGCGGACGCACGGCGCCGTCGATCCGGTACCGGCCCACGTCGTGCACGTCCAGCCCTAGCCAGTGGCCGGTCCGGTGCATGTAGAACCTGGCGTGCTCGCCCTGCTCGATCAGTTCATCGGCCTTCCCTGACAGCAGCCCGGTATCGAGCAGTCCCTCCACCAGCACTTCCGTGGCGCGCCGGTGGATGTCCTCCATGGACACGCCCGGCCGCACCAGCGCAATGCCCTCCTTCTGCGCCCGCAGCACGGTCTCGTAGATGCGCCGCTGGGGCGGCGAGTAGGCCGGCGCCACCGGGAACGTGCGCGTGACGTCCGAGCAGTAGCCGTCGAACTCCGCGCCCGCGTCGATGAGCACGAGGTCGCCGTCGCGCATGCGGCGGTCGTTCTGCGTGTAGTGGAGGATGGTGGCGTTGGCTCCGGAGGCGACGATGGAGGGATACGCCATGCCCGACCCGCCGGCCGCGCGGAAGTGGTATTCCAGCAAGGCCTCAAGCTCGTACTCGCACGCGCCGTCGCGCGCCGCCCGCATGGCCGCGGCGTGAGCCCGTTCCGACGCCGCCACCGCCTTGCGCATGAGGTCCAGTTCACCGGACGACTTGAAAAGCCGCATTTCGTGCAGGATGGAGGCCGGGTCCACCAGCGACACCACCCCCCGGCCGGTGCGCGCGCGCCCGGACCGGCTGGCGTCGAGAAGCCCCTGGATCAGAGCGTTCATGCGCTCGTCCCGCCCCGGCGCGAAGTACACCCGGTCCGCCCCGGCCAGAAGCCCCGGAAGAACCTCCTTCACCTGATCGATGGTGTAGGCCGCGTCCGCCCCGAACACCTCCTTCGCCCCCTCGGTCCCGTAGCGCTTCCCCGTCCAGGTCTCCTTCTCCCGGTCCCGCGGCTGCACAAAGAGTACGAAGCGTTGCGCCTCGTGCCCCGGCACCAGCACGCAAAGACAGTTGGGCTCCGGAAAGCCGCTCAGATAAAGCAGGTCGTTGTCCTGCCGGTAGCGGTACTCCACGTCGTTGGACCGAGTGGACTGGGGCGCCGCCGGAATGATGGCCACGCCCTCGCCCATGCGCTCCATGAAGGCACCGCGCCGCTCCGCATAGGTGGTTGCGTCCATACCGTCTGCTTACGGCAAGATTCCGCCGGTGACAAGGCGGGGAGGCAAACGGACGCCGAACCGAATCTTTCTTCTCGCTTCACGCGGCCCGATCTGGTACACAATCCGGAACTCAGCCGTCCCCCCTCATCATTCCGGGCATTCGCCCAAAGAGGGCTCGCGGAGCTTCGCAAGCCCGCGCAGGGACACAGGCCAAGGAGGAATGCGCATGGCGGAAACGGTGTACAAGGACTTTCGCCGCGAGGAGATGGAATACCAGTTCAACCCTCGCTTCACGGTTACCGAATACGCGCGGTTGCAGGAGGAGCGGGACAGGGCCAGCGAGGCCGCCCGGGCCCAGTTCAAGCACCACCGCGACGTGCGTTACGGCGACGGCCCGCGAATGACGCTTGACATCTTCCCGGCGGAGCAGCCCGGCGCTCCGGTGCAGGTCTACATCCACGGCGGGTACTGGCGGGGCGGCAACAAGGACCAGTACAGCTTCTTCGCCGATCCGTTCGTCGAGGCCGGGGTGACCCTGGTGCTGCTGGAATACGACCTCTGTCCGCAGGTCACCGTGGCCGACATCATGCGCGAGACCCGAGAAGGGATCGCGTGGGTGTACCGCCACATCGCCGAGTACGGCGGCGACCCGGAGCGGCTCTACCTGTCGGGGTCCTCGGCCGGCGGCCACCTGACGGCCAGGGCCCTCAGCCATCGCTGGGAAGAGGATGGTCTCCCCGAGGACATCATCAAGGCGGCCGTGGCCATCACCGGTGTGTATGACCCCGACCCGGTCTTCTATATCTCGTCCAACGAGGACATCCGCCTGACCCCCGATATCGCCCGGGAGATCAGCGCCATGCTGCATCCGCCCCTGGACCGGACCCCGTTCGTGGTGGCGGTGGGCGGGGCGGAGACCCGCGGGTGGATCGGCATGTCCAGGGACTTCTTCACCCTCTGCCAGGAGCGGGGCCTCGACTGCAGTTTCCTGGAAGTGCCGGGCACACACCACTTCTCCGTTTCGGGACAACTAGGCGAACGGGGCAGCCTCATGTCGCGTACCGTGTTAGGTCAGATGGGTTGTCTCTGATGGAGCAAGCGTCGGTGACCGCCCGCCGCGTGGCGCTCGCGGCCCTGTGGGTTCTTGCACTCAGCGCGTTGTGCCACGCGCAATCCGCGTACATCAGCGGCTATCGCGAGGTCATGCTGCGCTCGGGACCAAGCGTGGAGCACCGTATCCTTGCGGTGCTGCGCACGGGCAACGAGATGGACATCCTCGGCGAGGACGGCGACTACAACCTTGTGTCCCTTCCGGACGGGCGTGAAGGCTACGTGCTCAAGAGCTTTCTCACGAACGAGGCCCCGCCGGAACGGCGCCTCGAAGAGCTGACCGCAGTGGTCGACACCCAGGCGACCGAGCTCCAGCGGCTGCGCAACGAGAACCGGGATCTCGTGGCGCGCAATGACAAGCTCACGGAGGATCACGAGGGCGAGCGGCGCCAGTTGCAACGCCTGCAACAGGAAAGCGCCAACCTGGAACGAGACGAGCGCCTGTGGTGGTTCGGCAGCGGCGCCGGCGTGCTCCTCGTCGGCTGGCTCATGGGGATGACCCGGGTACGGTTGAGGAGGAAGGCGCGCGCCCGGAGCTTTACCTAGTCGCCTCAATACGTCATTCCCGCGGAAGCGGGAATCCAGTTGGGGCAGGGCATGGAGGATACGAGGATGCACCCGGTACAACTTTTCTGCTGGCATTTCATGGCCTACCCGCATCTGCCCGCGGACTTCGATGAGAAGTACGACACGGGCTGGGTGACGGTTCCCAACAGCCTGTGGGATTCGGAGAAGTCCCGCGGCCTTTTCCAGGAATACATCGACCAGCTCGCCTACGCCGACGACCTGGGCTTCGACGGGCTGGTGCTGAACGAGCATCACCAGAACATCTACGGCCTGATGCCCTCGCCCAACCTCATCGCCGCGGCGT
Proteins encoded in this window:
- a CDS encoding aminopeptidase P N-terminal domain-containing protein — protein: MDATTYAERRGAFMERMGEGVAIIPAAPQSTRSNDVEYRYRQDNDLLYLSGFPEPNCLCVLVPGHEAQRFVLFVQPRDREKETWTGKRYGTEGAKEVFGADAAYTIDQVKEVLPGLLAGADRVYFAPGRDERMNALIQGLLDASRSGRARTGRGVVSLVDPASILHEMRLFKSSGELDLMRKAVAASERAHAAAMRAARDGACEYELEALLEYHFRAAGGSGMAYPSIVASGANATILHYTQNDRRMRDGDLVLIDAGAEFDGYCSDVTRTFPVAPAYSPPQRRIYETVLRAQKEGIALVRPGVSMEDIHRRATEVLVEGLLDTGLLSGKADELIEQGEHARFYMHRTGHWLGLDVHDVGRYRIDGAVRPLEPGMVLTVEPGLYIAEDVDGVSDDYRGIGVRIEDDVLVTDAGHEVLSAAIPKEVDAIEAIRREALASPSPAPPLST
- a CDS encoding alpha/beta hydrolase, translated to MAETVYKDFRREEMEYQFNPRFTVTEYARLQEERDRASEAARAQFKHHRDVRYGDGPRMTLDIFPAEQPGAPVQVYIHGGYWRGGNKDQYSFFADPFVEAGVTLVLLEYDLCPQVTVADIMRETREGIAWVYRHIAEYGGDPERLYLSGSSAGGHLTARALSHRWEEDGLPEDIIKAAVAITGVYDPDPVFYISSNEDIRLTPDIAREISAMLHPPLDRTPFVVAVGGAETRGWIGMSRDFFTLCQERGLDCSFLEVPGTHHFSVSGQLGERGSLMSRTVLGQMGCL
- a CDS encoding TIGR04211 family SH3 domain-containing protein is translated as MEQASVTARRVALAALWVLALSALCHAQSAYISGYREVMLRSGPSVEHRILAVLRTGNEMDILGEDGDYNLVSLPDGREGYVLKSFLTNEAPPERRLEELTAVVDTQATELQRLRNENRDLVARNDKLTEDHEGERRQLQRLQQESANLERDERLWWFGSGAGVLLVGWLMGMTRVRLRRKARARSFT